Proteins from a single region of Crassaminicella profunda:
- a CDS encoding histidine kinase N-terminal 7TM domain-containing protein yields the protein MDLILKQEIATICIVHIIAIIISIIAFVILYMKANRDHALKSFLVLQISMIAWMVFKIFKTVSHTEMIRWSFIVAYYACTCILEVAFLEFGYAYYKGKPLPKKIRFFIYILPIVQFLFVLTNPYHYLFYKTYDFWGDSFGILFYIHTALEYLFILVGTYFCSKVFKEHFKNKNVFYKYLVVSAIVVPLILNFLYITKVIHSVIFSLGIFVIFDITPIVFTWASLIFVYATFKHDFFSLSPIMRHEIVHKLDTPIGILNSAFEVSYINERLETMISEEIENFAKEVFSEDIKKELRKKDEIQKEIVFNNLILIITIKVIKSIKETQYALIIRDISPYKSIETKIINKQNDLNVANKKLEDTIKVLKETSKAGARNYVARELHDIIGHSLVVTIKLLEVAKLYFNKDKKLSIEALNNATLSIDTGIKDMNAISTKESLNNTYTGELLKKDLTKMMNHVKKVGVKTNLHFKGTLYIIDEKVFDIIKKVCTELVTNSLKHSQASEVFISVNIKKTSIDVLFVDNGIGSEQLVKGNGLTGIEDRLKLVGGEVQFNTSKGEGFMSKIVIKER from the coding sequence ATGGATCTTATATTAAAACAAGAAATAGCTACTATTTGTATAGTGCATATAATAGCTATTATTATTTCCATAATAGCCTTTGTAATTCTTTATATGAAGGCAAATAGAGACCATGCCCTTAAATCATTTTTAGTCCTTCAAATAAGTATGATTGCTTGGATGGTATTTAAGATATTTAAAACCGTATCTCATACAGAAATGATTAGATGGAGCTTTATTGTAGCTTATTATGCTTGTACCTGTATTTTAGAGGTAGCTTTTTTAGAATTTGGCTATGCCTATTATAAGGGGAAGCCATTACCTAAGAAAATAAGATTTTTCATATACATACTCCCTATTGTACAGTTTTTATTTGTCCTTACGAATCCATATCACTATTTGTTTTATAAGACCTATGATTTTTGGGGTGATAGCTTTGGTATATTATTTTATATACATACAGCACTTGAATATCTATTTATATTAGTAGGTACATATTTTTGTTCAAAAGTGTTTAAAGAGCATTTTAAAAATAAAAATGTTTTTTATAAATATTTGGTAGTATCAGCCATTGTTGTGCCACTTATTTTAAATTTTTTATATATTACAAAGGTGATACACAGCGTCATTTTTTCTTTAGGAATCTTTGTGATTTTTGATATAACACCTATTGTATTTACATGGGCGAGCTTAATTTTTGTATATGCCACATTTAAACATGATTTTTTCAGTTTATCACCAATCATGAGGCATGAAATAGTCCATAAGCTTGATACGCCAATAGGCATATTAAATTCGGCTTTTGAGGTATCTTATATTAACGAAAGATTAGAAACCATGATTAGTGAGGAGATAGAAAATTTTGCAAAAGAGGTCTTTAGTGAGGATATAAAAAAAGAACTAAGAAAAAAGGATGAAATTCAAAAAGAAATAGTTTTTAATAATTTAATTCTTATTATAACAATAAAAGTAATAAAATCTATTAAAGAAACACAATATGCACTCATTATAAGGGATATATCGCCATACAAAAGTATAGAAACAAAAATTATAAATAAGCAAAATGATTTGAATGTTGCCAATAAAAAATTAGAGGATACGATTAAAGTACTTAAAGAAACTTCAAAGGCTGGCGCTAGAAATTATGTAGCAAGGGAGTTACATGATATTATAGGACATTCTCTTGTAGTAACGATTAAACTGCTAGAAGTGGCAAAGCTTTATTTTAATAAAGATAAAAAATTAAGTATAGAAGCCCTTAATAATGCAACATTATCTATAGATACAGGAATAAAGGATATGAACGCTATATCTACAAAGGAGAGTCTAAATAATACTTACACAGGAGAGTTATTAAAGAAAGATCTTACAAAAATGATGAATCATGTAAAAAAAGTAGGTGTTAAGACAAACCTTCATTTTAAAGGAACACTATATATAATTGATGAAAAGGTATTTGACATCATAAAAAAAGTTTGTACAGAGCTTGTTACAAACTCCCTAAAACACTCACAGGCAAGTGAGGTGTTTATATCAGTAAATATAAAAAAAACATCTATAGATGTTTTATTCGTTGACAATGGTATAGGAAGTGAGCAGCTTGTAAAGGGAAATGGACTTACCGGGATTGAAGATAGATTAAAACTTGTGGGAGGAGAAGTACAATTCAATACTTCTAAAGGGGAAGGATTTATGAGTAAAATAGTTATAAAGGAAAGGTAA
- a CDS encoding leucine-rich repeat protein: protein MKKIYFLITIFICMLGLTITTYGIKTTTGGLEYEVISELNGDCVKITGYTGTGGNLTIPEVVYGKPVKYIGDEAFKSFGTDNKDNITSITIPNSVARIGEDAFQSCDGLVTVNIENGINDGGKYKGLSYIDEGAFSDCDHLRNINFPNEVEIDGVKHGLKVIREAAFLGCDQLDNVSLPNTINRIEKDIFYNCKNLKNITLPNNNSIDTITDSMFRNCTSLNSISFPDNIKYIWINAFEGCTFLDNVNFNKVEIIESEAFKDCSSLGSSGLSITSSVKSIGLSAFRNCDGITSIIFNNGATIHTIKESAFKDCDNLVNFTLSRIVTTLGEGAFESCDNLKTADISLPSGLNTIEEKIFKDCKKLESVKLNDHITTIKAHAFLRCSSLPAVDLPNNLASIEAGAFKDCSKINNISIPSGVTTIGYNVFYNCTSLDTLTFEGNVTEIGSNAFSKTGFNNINSLLTKVTTMGNYAFGDCNNLTTVTIPDNVMTMGDYVFNHCDHLSQVIFMGDDTTIGKQIFRYCPELSNVKLPSNLTTIRETLFINCEKLSDIVIPSSVISIEEEAFANCKGLTSITLPDGLKTIGDFAFNGCENIEEISLPRSVENIGKSTFRNMTKLKKITVLNESMTFHDNAIESCHVDLAIHGYANSTAQTYADKDSNANDATDLIDFVDLSATPTNTAPIVANEIPDQKANMGELYSYQFPENTFTDSDGNPLTYTVNTTPAGITFDSDTRSFSGTPTTEGTVSVTITANDGKGGSVTDTFNFVVVKSTPATPSVPTLSSKTHNSITLITKVGNEYSIDKGNTWQDSNVFTHLSPSTNYTFIQRVKETEASLASLASDPLTVTTNKQSSSGNSGSGSSSSGSGGSGGGGSSSSESSKSSLEKAIDKVLKNDEGTKEVIYEVKTDKNGKAQIELSDNFIGKKVDFTAKTDDVNVTLNGEMFKNHKRNVALEIKPQNLEGSKLSKEAKKQIGDHPIYDITLKIDDKKVDWSSDTNIKIKFKVKKENNDHYKLVAVYIDDKGNVEILKDSFFDGETIKFTTKHLSKYSVMYVDKSFEDVMNHWSKEAVEALAIRNITKGTSKTTFSPEKTITRAEFVTLITSYFDLESNVTTSYVDVKDDMWYTKSVATSKKLGLLPAIYGNEFKPTESITREEMLFILHKALVRTEKSDDLSDKGMSISAFTDKDTISDYAVKGAEYLISRDIIHGYDKKINPTGKSTRAEVAQILYNLIKMLNE from the coding sequence ATGAAGAAAATATATTTTTTAATAACCATATTTATATGTATGTTAGGATTGACAATTACTACCTATGGAATAAAAACAACTACAGGAGGATTAGAGTATGAAGTGATATCAGAGCTTAATGGTGATTGTGTAAAGATAACAGGTTATACGGGCACCGGTGGAAATTTAACCATACCTGAAGTGGTTTACGGAAAACCTGTAAAATATATTGGAGATGAGGCTTTTAAATCTTTTGGAACGGACAATAAAGATAATATCACTTCAATTACAATACCTAATTCAGTGGCAAGAATTGGTGAAGATGCTTTTCAAAGCTGCGATGGCCTTGTAACTGTAAATATAGAAAATGGTATAAATGATGGTGGAAAATACAAGGGTCTTAGCTATATAGATGAAGGTGCTTTTAGTGATTGTGATCATTTAAGGAATATTAATTTTCCTAATGAAGTAGAGATTGATGGTGTGAAACATGGATTAAAGGTCATAAGAGAAGCTGCTTTTTTAGGATGTGATCAACTTGATAATGTATCATTACCGAATACGATTAATAGAATAGAAAAAGATATCTTTTATAATTGCAAAAACCTCAAAAATATTACATTACCTAATAATAACTCTATAGATACTATTACCGATAGTATGTTTAGGAATTGCACGAGCCTAAATAGTATCTCTTTTCCAGATAATATAAAATATATATGGATAAATGCTTTCGAAGGGTGTACGTTCCTTGATAATGTAAATTTTAATAAGGTTGAAATTATTGAAAGTGAAGCCTTTAAAGATTGTTCATCCCTTGGAAGTAGTGGTTTAAGCATTACTTCATCCGTAAAATCTATTGGACTAAGTGCTTTTAGAAATTGTGATGGTATCACGTCCATAATATTTAATAATGGAGCTACTATTCACACAATAAAAGAATCTGCTTTTAAGGATTGTGACAATCTGGTTAATTTTACACTTTCAAGGATTGTGACTACTCTTGGGGAAGGAGCATTTGAAAGCTGTGATAATTTAAAAACAGCTGATATTTCCCTTCCTTCTGGACTGAATACTATAGAAGAAAAAATATTTAAAGATTGCAAGAAATTAGAAAGTGTCAAATTAAATGATCATATAACTACTATTAAAGCACATGCTTTTTTAAGATGTAGTTCTTTACCAGCTGTGGATTTACCCAACAATTTAGCTAGTATTGAAGCAGGAGCGTTCAAGGATTGTTCAAAAATTAATAATATCAGTATCCCATCAGGTGTAACCACAATAGGATATAATGTATTTTATAATTGTACTTCCCTTGATACATTAACATTTGAAGGAAATGTTACAGAAATAGGATCAAATGCCTTTTCTAAAACAGGTTTTAATAATATTAATTCACTCCTTACAAAGGTTACTACAATGGGAAATTATGCCTTTGGTGATTGTAATAATTTAACTACCGTTACAATACCAGATAATGTCATGACTATGGGAGATTATGTCTTTAACCATTGTGATCATCTATCTCAGGTTATATTTATGGGGGATGATACGACTATAGGAAAACAAATATTTAGATATTGTCCAGAACTATCCAATGTAAAATTACCAAGCAATCTAACAACAATTAGGGAAACGTTATTTATAAATTGTGAAAAACTTAGTGATATTGTTATTCCAAGTAGTGTTATAAGTATAGAAGAAGAGGCCTTTGCAAATTGTAAGGGTTTAACAAGTATTACACTACCGGATGGATTAAAAACTATAGGTGATTTTGCTTTTAACGGTTGTGAAAATATAGAAGAAATATCACTTCCAAGGAGCGTAGAAAATATTGGGAAAAGTACTTTTAGAAATATGACAAAGCTTAAAAAAATTACTGTACTAAATGAATCTATGACTTTTCATGACAATGCTATAGAAAGCTGTCATGTGGATTTAGCTATACATGGCTACGCTAATTCTACTGCACAGACTTATGCAGATAAAGATAGTAATGCGAATGATGCTACTGATTTAATTGATTTTGTAGATTTATCAGCTACACCTACTAATACAGCGCCAATAGTAGCGAATGAGATTCCTGATCAAAAGGCGAATATGGGTGAGCTGTATAGCTATCAATTTCCAGAGAATACTTTTACAGATAGTGATGGAAATCCATTAACTTATACAGTCAATACTACACCAGCAGGAATAACTTTTGATAGTGATACAAGAAGTTTTAGTGGGACTCCTACTACTGAAGGAACGGTGAGCGTAACAATAACAGCAAATGATGGTAAGGGTGGCAGCGTTACTGATACATTTAATTTTGTAGTAGTAAAGTCTACTCCAGCTACGCCAAGTGTACCTACCCTTAGTAGTAAAACTCATAATAGTATTACGTTAATTACTAAAGTGGGAAATGAATATTCTATAGATAAGGGTAATACATGGCAAGATAGCAATGTTTTCACCCACCTTAGCCCTTCAACAAATTACACATTTATCCAAAGAGTAAAAGAAACAGAAGCGTCTCTTGCATCTTTGGCGAGTGATCCATTAACTGTAACAACCAATAAACAATCGTCAAGTGGTAACTCAGGATCAGGAAGTAGTAGTTCAGGAAGTGGTGGCTCTGGTGGTGGCGGCTCGTCATCAAGTGAAAGTAGCAAATCTTCACTTGAAAAAGCTATTGATAAAGTTCTGAAGAATGATGAAGGAACAAAGGAAGTTATATATGAAGTAAAGACAGATAAGAACGGTAAAGCCCAAATTGAGCTTTCAGATAATTTTATAGGTAAAAAGGTAGATTTCACAGCTAAAACGGATGATGTAAATGTAACGCTTAATGGGGAGATGTTTAAAAATCATAAAAGAAATGTAGCCCTTGAAATAAAGCCCCAAAATTTAGAAGGATCAAAACTATCAAAGGAAGCTAAAAAACAGATAGGAGATCATCCAATCTATGATATAACCCTAAAGATTGATGATAAGAAAGTAGATTGGTCATCTGATACGAATATTAAGATAAAATTTAAGGTTAAAAAAGAAAATAATGATCATTACAAATTGGTTGCAGTTTACATTGATGATAAGGGGAATGTAGAGATTTTAAAAGATAGTTTCTTTGATGGTGAAACCATTAAATTTACAACGAAGCATTTGAGTAAATATAGTGTTATGTATGTAGATAAAAGCTTTGAAGATGTAATGAATCATTGGAGCAAAGAAGCTGTTGAAGCTTTAGCAATAAGAAATATAACTAAAGGAACTAGTAAAACTACATTTTCACCAGAAAAGACTATCACAAGAGCAGAATTTGTGACACTAATCACTTCATATTTTGACTTAGAGAGTAATGTTACTACAAGCTATGTAGATGTGAAGGATGATATGTGGTATACAAAATCAGTTGCTACTTCAAAAAAGTTAGGATTGTTACCAGCTATATATGGCAATGAGTTTAAGCCAACTGAATCAATTACTCGTGAAGAGATGTTATTTATCCTTCATAAAGCATTGGTACGAACAGAAAAAAGTGATGATTTATCAGACAAAGGTATGAGTATAAGTGCATTTACTGATAAAGATACTATATCGGATTATGCAGTAAAAGGAGCAGAGTACTTAATATCGAGAGATATTATTCATGGATATGATAAAAAGATCAATCCTACTGGTAAATCAACAAGAGCAGAGGTGGCTCAGATATTATATAACCTAATAAAAATGTTAAATGAATAA
- a CDS encoding response regulator, whose protein sequence is MIKIIIADDQVLLRKSLGQIISTDEEIIVADMVGSGKEAIASCEKNKPDIVLMDIEMPQMDGISALKIIKEKYPEIKVIILTTFDNAENIVESFLSEADGYIVKDIDCEELITTIKCVNYGLTVVHKSVKKIMVNKFKKMSNSKKTYTDLLSLEEIDMIRLIVAGKSNKEIGKAFGYTEGTVKNKVSRIYEKLKIKDRLQLAVYAVENGIE, encoded by the coding sequence ATGATTAAAATAATAATAGCAGATGATCAGGTATTACTAAGAAAATCTTTAGGACAAATTATTAGCACAGATGAAGAGATTATTGTAGCAGATATGGTGGGTTCTGGTAAAGAGGCGATAGCGTCTTGTGAAAAAAACAAACCAGATATTGTTTTGATGGATATAGAAATGCCTCAAATGGATGGCATTTCAGCACTTAAAATAATCAAAGAAAAATATCCAGAGATTAAGGTGATTATACTGACTACCTTTGATAATGCAGAAAATATAGTAGAATCGTTTTTGAGTGAAGCAGATGGATATATTGTCAAGGATATTGATTGTGAAGAGCTGATTACAACTATTAAATGTGTAAACTATGGACTTACTGTTGTACATAAGAGTGTTAAAAAAATTATGGTAAATAAGTTTAAGAAAATGAGCAATAGCAAGAAAACTTATACGGATTTATTATCTTTAGAAGAAATTGACATGATTCGATTGATTGTTGCAGGAAAAAGTAATAAAGAAATAGGGAAAGCTTTTGGCTATACGGAAGGGACGGTCAAAAATAAGGTGAGTAGAATCTATGAAAAATTAAAAATAAAAGATAGATTGCAGCTTGCAGTTTATGCAGTGGAAAATGGCATAGAATAA
- a CDS encoding serine hydrolase domain-containing protein: protein MNSIKKQLPKMIVLLCIAVVVIFQFGISKEKKIDFLFRGFNHASDGPGASVMVIKDGEILVKKGYGLADIKRKIPADEHTNYRIASMTKQFTAMCVMMLKERGLLTYDTKLIDIFPDFPDYGKDITVKNLLQHTSGLIDFYDFIPENQKEQLKDQDVFNMYKAENRLKCKPGTKYEYVDGNYVILSRVVEKISEMRFAEFLEKNIFKPLEMNNTVAYEKGISTVKNRAYGTTKRDGKFIETDQNLTSATLGDGGIYTSLMDYYKWDQALYTEKLVSFETLNEAFSNGVSDSGTGDFYGFGWGYFISRGKKILCHTGGTIGFSTVVTRIPSEKLTVVIFTNYNNLDIWRKYLKPTVRLYSNAI from the coding sequence ATGAATAGTATAAAAAAGCAATTGCCTAAAATGATTGTATTATTATGCATTGCTGTTGTTGTTATTTTCCAATTTGGTATAAGCAAAGAAAAGAAGATAGATTTTTTGTTTAGAGGGTTTAACCATGCATCAGATGGACCAGGAGCTAGCGTTATGGTGATAAAAGATGGAGAGATTTTAGTTAAGAAAGGGTATGGATTAGCAGATATAAAAAGAAAAATACCTGCTGATGAACATACAAATTACAGGATTGCATCTATGACAAAACAATTTACAGCTATGTGCGTGATGATGTTAAAAGAAAGAGGGCTTTTGACATATGATACAAAACTAATAGATATATTCCCAGATTTTCCTGATTACGGAAAGGATATTACAGTAAAAAATTTACTCCAACATACATCTGGTTTGATAGATTTTTATGATTTTATTCCAGAAAATCAAAAAGAACAATTAAAGGATCAGGATGTATTTAATATGTATAAGGCTGAAAATAGATTAAAGTGCAAACCAGGAACAAAATATGAATATGTTGATGGAAATTATGTGATTCTATCAAGGGTTGTTGAGAAAATTTCTGAAATGAGGTTTGCTGAGTTTTTAGAGAAAAATATTTTTAAACCTTTGGAGATGAATAATACAGTAGCCTATGAAAAGGGAATATCAACAGTAAAAAATAGGGCATATGGAACAACAAAGAGGGATGGGAAATTTATTGAGACAGATCAAAACCTCACAAGTGCTACCCTTGGAGATGGAGGGATATATACATCGTTAATGGATTATTATAAATGGGATCAAGCACTTTATACAGAAAAATTGGTTAGCTTTGAAACGTTAAATGAAGCTTTTTCGAATGGTGTGAGTGATTCAGGAACAGGTGATTTTTATGGCTTTGGATGGGGTTATTTTATTAGTAGAGGCAAAAAAATTTTGTGCCATACTGGAGGAACTATTGGTTTTTCAACAGTGGTAACCCGTATTCCAAGTGAAAAATTAACTGTAGTAATTTTTACGAATTATAATAATTTAGATATATGGAGGAAATATTTAAAGCCTACTGTAAGA
- a CDS encoding RCC1 domain-containing protein, with translation MKKTSSIFILSFILIISMSIIGFTEGESGDLLSAGHGSTYVIKDDGSLWGWGNMYNGSGNGYRKPQVTPVKILDNAKSVSANSFSGVAVKNDDTLWGWGCFDGYPTGEKQDPKFLTPVKIMEDVKIAANGKDYIMVVKNDHSLWLCGAMYIGDGTNTQADGSEGFVKILDDVKSVHAGKDTVFVIKQDNSLWGWGDNSHAQLGNGTDKGDTNTNAELSMTKILDNVSFVTSSDRNVLAVRLDNSLYGWGKSGIYTENGWMKSADLPQKIMDHVKTCAIDGDNAFIVKTDNTLWGWGYSYTGASVNKKVPYKYEDNVVNVSIGERHAAVIKTDNTLWTMGGNYRYGLGYNSDETWYTPLTKILDNIQDAQINLETKEVEDDGKDEVSTEKIKPESPTMDHPKTDYTDFKEIKKRISEIVPAKDELTVKIKGKTKTEEYEKDLDYTVYFKGKNVRIETNWGINGRSTSIYNEKENATYTYLTDVPMYAEYLEGNYLPIRRLDLAYLDGLEIDTDNEYFHAEIKDNEFFIETSSKNGVKAKLWYSLMYCIPNTLHEEWMDEDGKVTETIDWWTEEIDDHTPIDDSLFHIPESAGELN, from the coding sequence ATGAAAAAAACGAGTTCAATTTTTATATTGAGTTTTATATTGATTATAAGTATGAGTATAATTGGTTTTACTGAAGGGGAAAGTGGAGATTTACTATCGGCAGGACATGGAAGTACCTATGTTATAAAAGATGATGGTTCCCTTTGGGGCTGGGGAAATATGTACAATGGTAGTGGTAATGGATATAGAAAACCACAAGTAACTCCAGTGAAAATATTAGATAATGCTAAAAGTGTATCTGCTAATAGTTTTTCTGGTGTAGCTGTTAAGAATGATGATACATTATGGGGGTGGGGGTGTTTTGATGGATACCCTACTGGTGAAAAACAAGACCCTAAATTCTTAACTCCAGTAAAAATAATGGAGGATGTAAAGATAGCAGCCAATGGGAAAGATTATATTATGGTAGTTAAAAATGATCATTCCCTTTGGTTATGTGGAGCAATGTATATTGGTGATGGAACAAATACCCAAGCCGATGGAAGTGAGGGTTTTGTAAAAATACTAGATGATGTAAAATCAGTGCATGCAGGAAAAGATACTGTATTTGTAATAAAACAAGATAATAGTTTATGGGGATGGGGAGATAATTCTCATGCACAGCTTGGTAATGGCACTGACAAAGGAGATACAAATACAAATGCTGAGCTTTCTATGACTAAAATTCTTGATAATGTTAGTTTTGTAACTTCAAGTGATAGAAATGTATTAGCTGTACGTCTTGATAATAGTCTTTATGGATGGGGAAAAAGTGGTATTTACACAGAAAATGGTTGGATGAAAAGCGCAGATTTACCACAAAAAATAATGGATCATGTGAAAACATGTGCAATAGATGGAGATAATGCATTTATTGTAAAAACAGATAATACTCTATGGGGATGGGGATATAGCTATACAGGAGCAAGTGTTAATAAAAAAGTACCTTATAAATATGAAGACAATGTAGTAAATGTTTCAATTGGAGAAAGACATGCAGCAGTAATAAAAACTGACAATACATTGTGGACTATGGGAGGAAACTATAGATATGGATTAGGTTATAATTCAGATGAAACTTGGTATACTCCTCTTACGAAAATTCTTGATAATATTCAAGATGCACAAATAAACTTAGAGACTAAAGAAGTTGAAGATGATGGTAAAGATGAAGTTAGTACAGAAAAAATAAAACCAGAGTCTCCTACTATGGATCATCCTAAAACGGATTATACTGATTTTAAAGAAATAAAGAAAAGAATCAGTGAAATCGTGCCAGCGAAGGATGAACTCACTGTAAAAATAAAAGGTAAAACCAAGACAGAAGAATACGAAAAGGATTTAGACTATACAGTTTATTTCAAAGGAAAAAATGTGAGAATAGAAACAAACTGGGGAATTAATGGGCGTAGTACGTCAATCTATAATGAAAAAGAAAATGCAACTTATACCTATCTTACAGATGTGCCCATGTATGCTGAATATTTAGAAGGAAATTATCTTCCTATAAGAAGATTAGATTTAGCTTATTTAGATGGATTAGAAATAGATACAGATAATGAGTATTTCCATGCAGAAATAAAAGATAATGAGTTTTTCATAGAAACATCATCAAAAAATGGAGTAAAAGCTAAGCTGTGGTATTCTCTTATGTATTGTATACCAAATACCTTACATGAGGAATGGATGGATGAGGATGGCAAAGTAACGGAAACAATAGATTGGTGGACAGAAGAAATTGATGATCATACACCTATTGATGATAGTCTATTCCACATTCCTGAAAGTGCTGGAGAATTAAATTAG
- a CDS encoding transposase gives MPRLAREKSERSIFHIMIRSISEIDLFKKDEDKQKYFELIKKYKQKYQFKLYAYCLMTNHGHLMIDVNGADISRIMHSINFCYAQYYNRKYKRHGHVFQDRFKSKMVNDENYLITLSAYIHNNTKDLPMYKDHIEEYEFSSLKEYMHQSNTFGILDGLFLIDLMNLKSRKNRDDYLNLVKKCDNEKNELDIEFENVEYEYRSERRIISRDYKPSKVIEFVAAYLKEEKEGVRIKYSRKYSKLRAISCFFMSCFCNINQKNICHILGNITQTNVSRLCRVGMEMVFKDKMILERFLA, from the coding sequence ATGCCTAGATTAGCAAGAGAAAAAAGTGAAAGAAGCATTTTTCATATAATGATAAGAAGTATAAGTGAAATAGACTTATTCAAAAAAGATGAAGACAAACAAAAATATTTTGAATTAATAAAGAAATACAAACAAAAATATCAATTCAAACTATATGCCTATTGTCTAATGACAAATCATGGACATCTAATGATAGATGTAAATGGTGCAGATATATCAAGAATTATGCATAGTATCAACTTTTGCTATGCCCAATATTACAACAGAAAGTACAAAAGGCATGGACATGTTTTTCAAGATAGATTTAAAAGCAAGATGGTTAATGATGAGAATTATTTGATTACTTTATCAGCTTACATACACAACAACACAAAAGATTTACCTATGTACAAGGATCATATTGAAGAATATGAATTTTCTAGCTTGAAAGAATATATGCATCAAAGTAATACTTTTGGAATATTAGATGGATTATTTTTGATAGATTTAATGAATTTAAAAAGTAGAAAAAATAGAGATGATTATTTGAATTTAGTAAAAAAATGTGACAATGAAAAGAATGAATTAGATATAGAATTTGAAAATGTAGAATATGAATATAGAAGTGAGCGAAGAATTATTTCAAGAGATTACAAACCATCTAAGGTGATAGAATTTGTGGCAGCATACCTAAAGGAGGAAAAAGAAGGAGTAAGAATAAAATATAGTAGAAAGTACAGTAAGTTAAGAGCGATAAGTTGTTTTTTTATGAGTTGTTTTTGTAATATCAATCAAAAAAATATATGTCATATATTAGGGAATATTACACAAACAAATGTATCGAGATTATGTAGGGTTGGAATGGAGATGGTATTTAAAGATAAAATGATATTAGAAAGATTTTTAGCGTAG
- a CDS encoding YwbE family protein, with amino-acid sequence MNGNKRENIKIGAKVNVVQKQDQRSGKLTEGVVQKLLTKSPNHPHGIKVMLESGIVGRVKEILK; translated from the coding sequence ATGAATGGAAACAAACGAGAGAATATAAAAATAGGTGCAAAGGTGAATGTGGTACAAAAACAAGATCAACGTTCTGGAAAATTAACAGAAGGTGTGGTCCAAAAGCTTCTTACCAAGTCACCGAATCATCCTCATGGAATAAAAGTAATGCTTGAGAGTGGCATTGTTGGAAGAGTTAAGGAAATATTGAAATAA